One part of the Methanobrevibacter wolinii SH genome encodes these proteins:
- a CDS encoding heavy metal-binding domain-containing protein, with protein sequence MVKVEEFPLSSANFLPGYEILETKGFVYGLTVRARGLGGDIGAGLKGLIGGEIKQYVKMMEESRDESINRCIGHAKDIGANAIISLRLDSDSISANMQEVLAYGTAVVVKKLD encoded by the coding sequence ATGGTTAAAGTAGAAGAGTTTCCATTATCCTCTGCAAACTTTTTGCCCGGATATGAAATCTTAGAAACTAAAGGGTTTGTATATGGTTTGACTGTCCGTGCTCGTGGTCTTGGTGGAGATATTGGTGCAGGACTTAAAGGTCTTATTGGTGGAGAGATTAAACAGTATGTTAAAATGATGGAAGAGTCAAGGGATGAATCTATTAATAGATGTATTGGCCATGCAAAAGACATAGGGGCTAATGCTATTATTTCTTTAAGACTTGATTCAGATTCAATTTCTGCTAATATGCAAGAAGTTTTAGCATATGGTACTGCAGTTGTTGTTAAAAAATTAGATTGA
- the serA gene encoding phosphoglycerate dehydrogenase, translated as MKVLVADAIDQKGIDKLKEFADVVVDTSITPEQLKETIKEYDGIAVRSRTKMTADIIEAADNLKIIGRAGVGVDNIDLDAATKRGIMVVNAPESTSITVAEHTMGLMLSVARKIAIADKSTKEGKWEKKLFKGMELKGKTLGVIGMGRIGSQVVKRCKAFEMSAMAYDPYLPPEVAQDMGVKLTDLDDVLKNADVITIHVPLTPETTHLISTEQFAIMKENAIIINCARGGIIDEDALYHALKDGKIGGAALDVYEEEPAKENKLFELDNIVCTPHIAASTREAQKGAAIIIADEIKDLYDGKTPNNVINMPRMNNSDFEDSSKYLELSQKLGSFISQSINGQVKEVSVIYGGKIGELKNKEIFTRSILQGLLNPILSSPVTVVNAPAVAESRGISVTEGSKKDAKGYDSFIKVTGKSDNDEFSAEGTVLHEPKILKVNDYWVDVKPEGHMFIARYKDVPGTIGTIGTKLGEANINVGVMQIGRDTVGGNAVMILTVDHEIPEDILKELSELENVHDAVKIKL; from the coding sequence ATGAAAGTACTCGTTGCTGATGCAATTGACCAAAAAGGTATAGACAAACTTAAAGAATTTGCAGATGTTGTAGTTGATACTTCAATTACACCAGAACAATTAAAAGAAACCATTAAAGAATATGATGGAATTGCAGTAAGAAGTAGAACTAAAATGACTGCTGACATTATTGAAGCAGCAGATAACCTCAAAATTATTGGAAGAGCTGGTGTAGGAGTAGATAATATTGATCTTGATGCTGCTACCAAAAGAGGAATTATGGTAGTTAATGCACCAGAATCAACTTCAATAACTGTAGCTGAACATACTATGGGATTAATGTTATCTGTAGCACGTAAAATCGCTATTGCTGATAAATCCACTAAAGAAGGTAAATGGGAGAAAAAATTATTCAAAGGAATGGAACTTAAAGGTAAAACCCTTGGTGTTATTGGAATGGGTAGAATTGGTTCCCAAGTAGTAAAAAGATGTAAAGCATTTGAAATGAGTGCTATGGCATACGACCCATACTTACCTCCAGAAGTTGCTCAAGACATGGGAGTTAAACTTACTGATTTAGATGATGTTCTTAAAAATGCAGATGTTATTACTATACATGTTCCACTTACCCCAGAAACCACACATTTAATTTCAACTGAACAATTTGCAATAATGAAAGAAAATGCAATTATTATAAATTGTGCTCGTGGTGGAATCATTGATGAAGATGCATTATATCATGCTCTTAAAGATGGAAAAATAGGTGGAGCAGCTTTAGATGTATATGAAGAAGAACCTGCAAAAGAAAATAAATTATTCGAACTTGATAATATTGTATGTACTCCACATATTGCAGCATCAACTAGGGAAGCTCAAAAAGGAGCAGCTATCATTATTGCTGATGAAATTAAAGATTTATATGATGGTAAAACCCCAAATAATGTAATTAATATGCCTAGAATGAATAATAGTGATTTTGAAGATTCTTCAAAATATTTAGAATTATCTCAAAAATTAGGTAGTTTTATTTCACAATCTATTAATGGCCAAGTTAAAGAAGTTTCAGTTATTTATGGTGGAAAAATTGGAGAATTAAAAAATAAAGAAATTTTCACTAGAAGCATATTACAAGGATTATTAAATCCTATTTTAAGTAGCCCAGTAACTGTTGTTAATGCACCTGCAGTAGCTGAAAGTAGAGGTATTTCTGTAACTGAAGGAAGCAAAAAAGATGCAAAAGGATACGATTCCTTTATTAAAGTAACAGGTAAATCTGATAATGATGAATTCTCAGCAGAAGGAACAGTTCTTCATGAACCAAAAATATTAAAAGTAAATGATTATTGGGTAGATGTTAAACCTGAAGGACATATGTTTATTGCAAGATACAAAGATGTACCTGGAACCATTGGCACAATCGGCACTAAATTAGGAGAAGCAAACATCAATGTTGGTGTCATGCAAATTGGTAGAGACACTGTTGGTGGAAATGCAGTTATGATTTTAACAGTAGATCATGAAATTCCTGAAGACATCTTAAAAGAATTAAGTGAACTTGAAAATGTTCACGATGCAGTTAAAATTAAATTATAA
- a CDS encoding transcriptional regulator, which yields MVTNRKQLIQEINKILTTEGFQTSNIYNQSCFDMLARRQLILLLMKALVNIDSVNESHVEEIRKISNVFLASPILVGLKTRNHLLEEDVVYERHGIPAVSINTFKNMIINNEFPEVLADRGGYFVNINGDVLKECRDKYSLSLKDLANLAHVSRETIYNYENGKVKANIETAMMLEEVLNTKITFDIDLLEPYQNNEDIETNDNNDLAKLGFGVVSTKKSPFDALAKPNTDKKNKESPLITDLEKNRDIKTLKRMAVPLKDLSLITSANPFFIIKNDKFKESIEGIPVIKSWELKEADDSAKFIKLVKERANE from the coding sequence ATGGTAACAAATAGGAAGCAATTGATTCAAGAAATTAATAAAATATTAACAACAGAAGGTTTTCAAACCTCAAATATTTATAATCAAAGTTGTTTTGATATGTTAGCTCGTAGACAACTTATATTATTATTGATGAAAGCACTTGTTAATATTGATAGTGTTAATGAATCACATGTAGAAGAAATTAGGAAAATATCTAATGTCTTTTTAGCAAGCCCAATACTTGTAGGACTTAAAACAAGAAACCATCTATTAGAAGAAGATGTTGTATATGAAAGACATGGTATTCCTGCAGTAAGTATTAATACATTTAAAAATATGATTATTAATAATGAGTTCCCAGAAGTTTTAGCTGATCGTGGAGGATACTTTGTTAATATTAATGGAGATGTATTAAAAGAATGTAGAGATAAATATTCCCTATCATTAAAAGATCTTGCAAATTTAGCTCATGTATCTCGTGAAACCATATACAACTACGAAAATGGAAAAGTTAAAGCAAACATTGAAACTGCAATGATGCTAGAAGAAGTTTTAAATACTAAAATCACATTTGATATTGATTTATTAGAACCTTACCAAAATAATGAAGATATAGAAACCAATGATAATAATGATCTTGCTAAATTAGGATTTGGAGTAGTTTCTACAAAAAAATCACCATTTGATGCACTTGCAAAACCAAATACTGATAAAAAAAATAAAGAAAGTCCTCTAATTACTGATTTAGAAAAAAATAGAGATATTAAAACTCTTAAAAGGATGGCAGTTCCTCTTAAAGATTTATCATTAATTACTTCAGCAAATCCTTTCTTCATTATTAAAAACGATAAATTTAAAGAATCAATTGAAGGAATTCCTGTAATTAAATCATGGGAATTAAAAGAAGCTGATGATTCAGCTAAATTTATAAAATTAGTTAAAGAAAGAGCTAATGAATAG